GAATGACACAATCACTCCACCCATAGCCGCCCATGACTTTAACCGTCTACTCCCCAATTCTACCCTACGCTTTATTGACCACTGTTGCCACGCCCCCATGATGGAACAGCCAGAAAAATTTAATGCTGTGCTATCTGAATTTCTAGAAGAACCCTCCTACGTATGAATACTTTCAACTTTGTTAATCCGCTAATACCAATACTCAAGCCGGAAGATAATATTGCCAAAGCTACTGCTTTGCTAGACGATCAAGTGCTAAACCAACTACCCGTCGTACACGAGGGGCAATTTCAGGGGTTCATCACCAGCGATATGCTATTTGATGATCTATTTGATCACTCTACTGTTGGCGAATATCAACTTAACCCCAACCAATGTATTGTCTATTCCAATCAGCACTTTTATGAGGTAGTAAAAGCATTTTCTGATTGTGACTTTAATATGTTAGCCCTTGTAGACGAGAACCAAGAGTACCTAGGTGCATTTGATGCCCAAGATTTACTGAACGCCTTCTCTAAAACCACAGCCGTTCAATCACCAGGTAGTATTATTGAAATATCTATTAAGCAAATTGACTATTCCCTGGCGGAAATTACTCGTCTGATTGAATCTGATGGAGTTAAAATTATGGGCTGCTTTCTGCAAAG
This region of Tunicatimonas pelagia genomic DNA includes:
- a CDS encoding cbs domain containing protein — protein: MNTFNFVNPLIPILKPEDNIAKATALLDDQVLNQLPVVHEGQFQGFITSDMLFDDLFDHSTVGEYQLNPNQCIVYSNQHFYEVVKAFSDCDFNMLALVDENQEYLGAFDAQDLLNAFSKTTAVQSPGSIIEISIKQIDYSLAEITRLIESDGVKIMGCFLQSDAIDSNLIRLTLKLDRKDASRTVATLERFSYNVVSLFQEASVASYDKERLDALLRYLDI